From one Thalassospira lucentensis genomic stretch:
- a CDS encoding TRAP transporter large permease — protein sequence MGMTILLGLFAVGIVIGMPVALALGIAALATFFFEGLPTLIAFQRIGSGISAFSLLAIPFFIFAGELMLHGGIANRLVQFATALVGSRRGGLGIVNVFSSMLFGGISGSAVADTSALGSILIPVMKKEGYRADYAVNVTVTSSIAGIMIPPSHNMILYAVAAGGGISISKLFMAGLVPGIIMCLLLGLATWLVAIKHGYPAVPFPGWRVVGVTAIRAIPGFFTAVIIVGGVLSGVFTVTESGAIGVAYALIITGLVYRELNWAGFVAAVKQSAKTTALVMLLVGCASAYGYMLAFYQVPDALAHAITSVTDNPIMVLLLINVMLLIAGMIMDMAALILICTPIFLPLATQFGMDPIQFGMVLMMNLGLGLCTPPVGSCLFVGCAIGGVKIEKAVMTIWPFYLAILTALMLTTYVPAISLTLPNLVFGGG from the coding sequence ATGGGCATGACCATTCTTTTGGGCCTGTTTGCCGTTGGTATTGTCATTGGCATGCCCGTTGCCCTTGCACTTGGTATTGCGGCCCTTGCGACCTTTTTCTTTGAAGGTCTGCCAACCCTGATCGCGTTTCAGCGTATTGGTTCGGGCATCAGTGCCTTTTCGCTTCTGGCCATTCCGTTCTTTATCTTTGCCGGTGAACTGATGCTTCATGGCGGGATTGCCAACCGGCTGGTGCAGTTTGCAACCGCACTGGTCGGCAGCCGCCGCGGCGGACTTGGCATTGTGAACGTGTTTTCATCGATGCTGTTTGGTGGCATTTCCGGATCGGCCGTAGCCGATACCTCTGCACTTGGCTCGATCCTGATCCCGGTGATGAAAAAGGAAGGCTACCGTGCCGATTATGCGGTCAACGTTACGGTGACCTCGTCGATCGCGGGTATCATGATCCCGCCCAGCCATAACATGATCCTCTATGCGGTTGCGGCCGGTGGCGGGATTTCGATTTCCAAGCTGTTCATGGCGGGACTGGTGCCGGGCATCATCATGTGCCTGCTGCTTGGCCTTGCGACATGGCTTGTGGCGATCAAGCATGGCTATCCGGCTGTACCGTTTCCGGGATGGCGGGTTGTCGGGGTTACGGCCATTCGCGCCATTCCGGGCTTTTTCACAGCCGTGATTATCGTCGGCGGTGTGTTGAGCGGTGTGTTCACAGTGACGGAATCCGGAGCCATCGGTGTGGCCTATGCGTTGATCATTACCGGGCTTGTCTATCGAGAACTGAACTGGGCCGGTTTTGTTGCGGCGGTCAAGCAATCGGCGAAGACAACGGCCCTTGTCATGCTGCTGGTCGGGTGTGCATCGGCCTATGGCTATATGCTGGCGTTTTATCAGGTACCCGATGCATTGGCGCATGCGATTACATCCGTCACCGATAACCCGATCATGGTTTTGCTATTGATCAATGTCATGCTGCTGATTGCCGGCATGATCATGGATATGGCCGCATTGATCCTGATCTGTACGCCGATCTTCCTGCCACTGGCGACCCAATTCGGCATGGACCCGATCCAGTTCGGTATGGTGCTGATGATGAATTTGGGGCTTGGCCTTTGTACGCCACCGGTCGGCTCCTGCCTGTTTGTCGGTTGCGCGATTGGCGGGGTGAAGATCGAGAAGGCCGTAATGACGATCTGGCCATTCTATCTGGCGATCCTGACGGCGCTTATGCTGACAACCTATGTACCGGCGATCTCCCTGACGCTACCGAACCTTGTGTTCGGTGGGGGCTGA
- a CDS encoding TRAP transporter small permease codes for MLSQLTGMLDRLGGGLAKILNLIGGIALIALIPSFAWLVFGRYVLNETPTWVEQISLILIVLITFPVAAACIRDNSHLSVSFFRDALPPKAAAVLALISYATMVVFGFYMLVGAYDLVVFNWAKSMPIIHVPDGLRSIPMLVCGGGIVFYSLVHILKIITGWKTIAHSRFYSDELLDKDTE; via the coding sequence ATGCTTTCACAACTCACCGGGATGCTTGACCGTTTGGGTGGCGGACTAGCCAAAATCCTTAATCTGATCGGCGGAATTGCGCTGATAGCGTTGATCCCCAGTTTTGCCTGGCTGGTTTTCGGGCGTTATGTCCTTAACGAAACCCCGACCTGGGTCGAACAGATTTCCCTGATCCTGATTGTTCTGATTACTTTTCCGGTTGCTGCAGCCTGTATCCGTGACAACAGCCATCTTTCGGTATCATTTTTCCGCGATGCATTACCGCCCAAGGCCGCGGCTGTATTGGCTTTGATCAGTTATGCGACCATGGTGGTATTCGGTTTTTACATGTTGGTCGGCGCCTACGATCTGGTTGTTTTCAACTGGGCCAAAAGCATGCCGATCATCCATGTTCCCGACGGATTGCGGTCCATTCCGATGCTGGTTTGTGGCGGGGGCATCGTATTTTACAGCCTCGTGCATATCCTTAAAATCATCACCGGTTGGAAAACCATCGCGCATAGCCGGTTTTACAGCGACGAATTGCTTGATAAGGACACTGAATAA
- a CDS encoding TRAP transporter substrate-binding protein, which translates to MNKLMKTTTLTLAAAAMSIAFVAGAQAREWRGWNIHPADYPVSTGMEEFARLINEKSGGDLEAKVYHGGVLGDQPDAIQQVRLGGLDWAVFNLGPLGEVAPEANVVSLPFIFKNVDAMHEVMDGPAGQQIADGLAEAGLQALGWYDSGARSFYNTKHPINTPEDLKGLKFRVMSNDLYVQMVAALGGNATPMPYGEVYQSLKTGVIDGAENNYPSYDSSGHFEAAKYYSVTQHLILPECLCVNKALYDGLSDDEKKILQEAADESVKVQRAAWAERAEKSKEKVVAAGIEVNEVADKAAFQDAMQPVYDNFIKANPDLADLVKAIQDAQK; encoded by the coding sequence ATGAACAAGTTAATGAAGACCACCACACTGACACTTGCCGCAGCGGCAATGTCGATCGCCTTTGTCGCCGGTGCGCAAGCACGCGAATGGCGCGGCTGGAACATCCATCCGGCAGACTATCCGGTTTCGACCGGGATGGAAGAATTTGCCCGTCTGATCAATGAAAAATCCGGTGGCGACCTTGAAGCCAAGGTTTATCACGGCGGCGTTCTGGGCGATCAGCCCGATGCCATTCAGCAGGTTCGCCTTGGCGGTCTGGACTGGGCTGTTTTCAACCTCGGCCCGCTCGGTGAAGTTGCGCCTGAAGCAAACGTTGTTTCGCTGCCTTTCATCTTCAAAAACGTCGATGCCATGCATGAAGTCATGGACGGTCCGGCAGGTCAGCAGATCGCAGACGGCCTTGCCGAAGCAGGTCTTCAGGCTCTTGGCTGGTACGATTCCGGTGCGCGTTCCTTCTATAATACCAAGCATCCGATCAACACGCCCGAAGATCTCAAAGGTCTTAAATTCCGCGTGATGAGCAACGATTTGTATGTGCAGATGGTTGCAGCCCTTGGCGGCAACGCAACCCCGATGCCGTATGGCGAAGTTTATCAGTCGCTGAAAACCGGTGTTATTGATGGCGCGGAAAACAACTATCCGTCCTATGACAGCTCCGGCCATTTCGAAGCTGCCAAATACTATTCGGTGACCCAGCATCTGATCCTTCCGGAATGCCTGTGCGTGAACAAGGCGCTTTATGATGGCCTGTCAGATGACGAGAAGAAAATCCTTCAGGAAGCCGCAGATGAGTCGGTCAAGGTTCAGCGCGCTGCCTGGGCAGAACGTGCAGAAAAGTCCAAAGAGAAAGTTGTTGCAGCCGGTATCGAAGTGAACGAAGTCGCCGACAAGGCAGCGTTCCAGGATGCGATGCAGCCTGTATATGACAACTTCATCAAAGCCAATCCGGATCTGGCCGATCTGGTCAAGGCGATCCAGGACGCCCAGAAATAA
- the kdgD gene encoding 5-dehydro-4-deoxyglucarate dehydratase translates to MHYQDLKTAIGAGLLSFPVTPFKADGSLDMDTYRTHVGWLAQYPAAALFAAGGTGEFFSLTPAEVVQTVRVAKEVAGDTPIIAGCGYGTAMAVELARECEKAGADGLLLLPQYLVGAKQEGLYERVKAVCNAVSIGVIVYNRDNSILSAETLSKLCDECPNLVGFKDGHGDIELVTRVCVTMGDRLSYIGGMPTAEVFAKAYKAAGATTYSSAIFNFLPKQALEFYDALTTDDDATMNRILTDFFYPYLAVRDRGTGYAVSIVKAGMRVIGRDTGPVRSPLTDLSGEEHDMLADVIRKAFGEDALKAA, encoded by the coding sequence ATGCATTATCAGGATCTGAAAACGGCTATTGGTGCCGGGCTTCTTTCTTTCCCGGTTACGCCGTTCAAGGCGGATGGTTCGCTGGATATGGATACCTACCGTACACATGTTGGCTGGCTGGCCCAGTATCCGGCAGCTGCGCTGTTTGCGGCGGGTGGCACAGGCGAATTTTTCTCGCTGACCCCGGCGGAAGTCGTTCAGACCGTCCGCGTTGCCAAGGAAGTTGCCGGTGATACCCCGATCATTGCCGGTTGCGGTTATGGTACGGCAATGGCCGTCGAACTGGCGCGCGAATGTGAAAAGGCCGGTGCGGATGGTCTGCTTCTGCTGCCGCAGTATCTGGTTGGTGCCAAGCAGGAAGGCCTGTATGAGCGCGTCAAGGCGGTTTGTAATGCAGTGAGTATCGGTGTGATTGTTTACAACCGCGACAACTCGATCCTGTCTGCCGAAACGCTTTCGAAATTGTGTGACGAGTGTCCCAACCTGGTCGGCTTCAAGGATGGGCACGGCGATATCGAACTGGTAACGCGCGTTTGTGTCACGATGGGGGATCGTCTTTCCTATATCGGTGGGATGCCGACAGCCGAAGTTTTTGCCAAGGCATACAAGGCGGCGGGTGCGACCACCTATTCGTCGGCGATCTTCAACTTCCTGCCCAAGCAGGCGCTGGAATTCTATGACGCGCTGACAACTGACGACGATGCTACGATGAACCGCATCCTGACCGATTTCTTCTATCCGTATCTTGCGGTGCGTGATCGCGGCACGGGTTATGCCGTGTCGATCGTCAAGGCAGGGATGCGCGTTATTGGCCGTGATACCGGCCCGGTTCGCAGCCCGCTTACCGATCTGAGCGGTGAAGAACATGACATGCTGGCTGACGTTATCCGTAAGGCGTTCGGCGAGGACGCACTTAAGGCTGCCTAA
- a CDS encoding 2-keto-4-pentenoate hydratase → MTDITKASRILADAFKQNILIDPLPADASPVDFDTAYDIQQATLALTGAKQTGWKLSVATRAAQAGLGIEGPLVGPLLDGRIIENGATITTNDVHFPNIEAEIAVVMASTPDGNATIDKVLDHIKSVHLAIEIADRRYRERQGPVATLADLNSTGYLVLGPEITNWRDMAFLNVPVETRSDDKILAQNSDPAAWPDPFGGLAYLAGFLAKRGTHLKAGDVITTGACAVPTLTSHGRIEAIFDGIGTAHATIKTG, encoded by the coding sequence ATGACCGACATCACCAAGGCAAGCCGGATTCTGGCCGATGCGTTTAAGCAAAACATTCTGATAGATCCCCTGCCCGCAGACGCGAGTCCGGTCGACTTCGATACTGCCTACGACATACAGCAAGCCACTCTTGCCCTGACTGGCGCGAAGCAAACCGGATGGAAGCTTTCGGTCGCGACACGCGCTGCACAGGCTGGGCTTGGGATTGAAGGGCCGCTGGTCGGGCCGTTGCTGGATGGCCGGATCATCGAAAACGGGGCGACCATCACCACAAATGATGTTCATTTCCCAAATATCGAGGCCGAGATTGCCGTGGTCATGGCCAGCACGCCCGATGGCAACGCCACCATTGATAAGGTACTGGACCACATCAAAAGCGTGCATCTGGCAATCGAAATCGCGGACCGCAGATATCGTGAAAGACAGGGACCGGTTGCAACACTGGCCGATCTGAACTCGACAGGTTATCTGGTGCTAGGCCCGGAAATCACCAACTGGCGAGACATGGCGTTTCTGAATGTCCCGGTCGAAACAAGATCGGATGACAAAATCCTCGCCCAGAACAGCGATCCCGCCGCATGGCCTGATCCGTTTGGCGGATTGGCTTATCTCGCCGGTTTCCTTGCCAAACGCGGCACACATTTAAAGGCGGGTGACGTCATCACCACCGGGGCCTGTGCGGTACCGACCCTGACCAGCCATGGCCGGATCGAGGCAATCTTTGATGGCATCGGCACAGCACATGCAACCATCAAAACCGGATAA
- a CDS encoding SMP-30/gluconolactonase/LRE family protein — translation MSGDISAVQQPRILLEERFELGECPNWDGDNSRLYWADIIGQKIHALDIETGQRHSWSFESEVGCFGLTDQGRLVVALKSDIVLFDPKTGKREKLAAVDSDNDMSRTNDGKIGPDGAFWVGTMDQNIDKQPVASLYRVTGKGQVEHKAGGIKISNGLAWSPDGRVMYHSDSRGPWVNRWNFDAKTGAIGNCQRFLDLDDTVGRPDGAAVDMEGCYWSAGVSAGKLNRFGPDGTLLLSIDMPMPNPTMPCFGGADMKTLYVTSHMENYPAEKRDEFPDAGKLVMLRVDVAGVPVNRFREGG, via the coding sequence ATGTCAGGTGATATTTCAGCCGTACAGCAACCCCGCATTCTGCTGGAAGAACGGTTTGAACTGGGCGAATGCCCGAACTGGGACGGAGATAACAGCCGCCTTTACTGGGCTGATATCATTGGTCAGAAAATCCATGCACTTGATATCGAAACCGGGCAGCGCCACAGTTGGTCATTCGAGAGCGAAGTCGGCTGTTTCGGTCTGACCGATCAGGGGCGTCTGGTTGTGGCACTGAAAAGTGACATTGTCCTGTTTGATCCGAAAACCGGTAAGCGCGAAAAACTGGCGGCTGTCGACAGCGACAATGACATGAGCCGCACCAATGACGGCAAGATCGGCCCGGACGGCGCGTTCTGGGTCGGTACCATGGATCAAAACATCGACAAGCAACCGGTAGCATCGCTTTATCGTGTGACCGGTAAAGGGCAGGTCGAACACAAGGCTGGCGGGATCAAGATTTCCAACGGTCTGGCTTGGTCGCCCGATGGACGGGTCATGTATCACTCGGATTCTCGCGGGCCGTGGGTCAATCGCTGGAACTTTGATGCCAAAACCGGCGCGATTGGCAATTGCCAGCGTTTCCTTGATCTTGATGACACGGTCGGGCGTCCGGATGGTGCGGCGGTTGACATGGAAGGCTGCTATTGGAGTGCGGGTGTTTCGGCGGGCAAACTGAACCGTTTTGGCCCTGATGGCACATTGTTGCTATCTATTGATATGCCGATGCCAAATCCCACCATGCCGTGCTTTGGCGGGGCGGATATGAAAACGCTTTATGTCACCAGCCATATGGAAAACTACCCGGCGGAAAAGCGTGACGAATTCCCCGATGCGGGCAAACTTGTCATGCTGCGTGTCGATGTCGCGGGGGTGCCGGTCAACCGGTTCCGCGAAGGCGGATAA
- a CDS encoding FadR/GntR family transcriptional regulator, translating to MTGLQLKIQKREKLADQLYGQILEQIVSGNLSEGAKLPSENEICASFGVSRPVVREALRKLQSDGLVYARQGVGSFVKKRPPQGLIEFGGINDVAGLLRCFEARIAIEAATARMAAERATLRHHRDIERALKMLEQGIAAGDIADQADFEFHMSIARASGNDIFVTMLTSLHGVIAKTMNVALNITRTGSADRVKKVLLEHRQIYDAIRGQDGESAELLMRYHLHQARQRVTDHARDM from the coding sequence ATGACCGGCTTGCAGCTTAAAATACAGAAGCGTGAAAAGCTTGCGGATCAGCTTTATGGGCAAATTCTGGAACAGATTGTATCTGGCAATCTGTCTGAAGGGGCAAAGCTGCCATCTGAAAATGAAATATGTGCGTCTTTTGGTGTGTCACGGCCCGTGGTACGTGAAGCGCTGCGTAAATTGCAGTCTGACGGGTTGGTTTATGCCCGACAGGGGGTTGGGTCTTTTGTCAAGAAACGTCCGCCACAAGGGTTGATCGAGTTTGGCGGTATCAATGATGTGGCGGGGTTGCTGCGCTGTTTTGAGGCCCGTATCGCGATCGAAGCCGCAACCGCACGCATGGCGGCGGAACGTGCCACGCTGCGCCATCATCGCGATATCGAACGGGCGCTTAAAATGCTTGAACAAGGCATTGCAGCCGGTGACATCGCTGATCAGGCAGATTTTGAATTTCATATGTCAATCGCGCGCGCCAGCGGAAATGATATTTTTGTCACCATGCTGACGTCGCTGCATGGCGTGATTGCCAAAACCATGAATGTCGCGCTTAACATCACCCGTACCGGATCAGCTGACCGGGTGAAAAAGGTTCTTTTGGAACATCGCCAGATTTATGATGCGATCCGCGGGCAGGACGGCGAGAGCGCGGAATTGCTGATGCGTTATCACCTTCATCAGGCCCGTCAGCGGGTAACCGACCATGCGCGTGATATGTAA
- a CDS encoding aldose 1-epimerase, with the protein MAKTAEAEYRWNSGPFKVGIVPRGGAISRIDWVRPDGNGVINLLRPVDDYALTSGNPSHLGCFPMVPFANRLGYAQFEFDGKTINVPANRAPDPHAIHGFGISSVWDIERPTVDTIRFNHKHDDPQTGFCYVAWQQIKVANDTISIEIGVRHLGKGPMPYGIGLHPWFPGGESVWVQFVATDCFSTDEGKLPTTRTVIDLGRDFADGKMIRHHKGLDVHYIGWNKQAEMVWADRQLSLLLEASDTLSNLQFYIPENGQTFCVEPVSHVPNVHNRPEFKEFGDVRVLGYNDTLSGVMTLTPGLLTGSDNGLVDDHEEPVGRRDYSLVD; encoded by the coding sequence ATGGCCAAAACGGCCGAAGCTGAATATCGCTGGAACAGCGGCCCTTTCAAGGTCGGGATTGTGCCCCGTGGTGGCGCCATTTCAAGAATTGACTGGGTACGTCCCGACGGCAACGGGGTGATTAACCTTTTGCGCCCGGTTGACGACTATGCCCTGACATCAGGTAATCCGTCGCATCTGGGATGTTTTCCGATGGTGCCGTTTGCCAACCGGCTGGGTTACGCCCAGTTCGAATTCGACGGCAAAACCATCAATGTTCCGGCCAACCGGGCACCGGATCCGCATGCAATTCACGGATTTGGAATTTCCAGTGTCTGGGATATAGAACGCCCGACAGTTGATACCATCCGCTTCAATCACAAACATGACGATCCGCAGACGGGTTTCTGCTATGTCGCCTGGCAACAGATCAAAGTTGCAAACGATACCATTTCAATCGAAATCGGCGTGCGTCATCTGGGAAAGGGACCGATGCCTTATGGGATCGGGTTGCATCCATGGTTCCCCGGCGGTGAAAGCGTATGGGTGCAGTTTGTTGCGACCGACTGTTTTAGCACGGATGAGGGAAAATTGCCGACCACGCGCACCGTGATTGATCTTGGGCGTGACTTTGCCGATGGCAAGATGATCCGCCATCACAAGGGGCTTGATGTTCATTATATCGGCTGGAACAAACAGGCGGAAATGGTCTGGGCAGACCGGCAGTTAAGCCTGCTTCTGGAAGCCAGTGACACTTTGTCGAATCTGCAATTCTATATCCCGGAAAACGGTCAGACATTCTGTGTCGAGCCGGTGTCACATGTACCAAACGTCCATAACCGCCCGGAATTCAAGGAATTCGGCGATGTCAGGGTGCTTGGCTATAACGATACGCTTTCTGGCGTCATGACCCTGACACCAGGCCTTTTGACCGGATCGGATAATGGCCTTGTCGATGATCACGAGGAACCGGTCGGCAGGCGGGATTATTCACTGGTCGACTGA
- a CDS encoding FadR/GntR family transcriptional regulator yields MSNNAARNAPRKVSLTEKVIASLRHEIESGMRTPGSKLPTEPVLTEQFGVSRTVVREAIAALKADGLLEPRQGAGVFVLAPSPRKLGSAIFAVDSAQISDVLEILELRMAVEIEAAGLACARSSAAQQAKIYEALQEMTDQFERGNPTEKADFEFHRAIADATNNRRYVEFLEHLGDKTIPRAQLRRRPPEVEDQKNYMQKILAEHHRIFDAIAARDAETARTAMREHLSQSQARYQSLLRQR; encoded by the coding sequence ATGAGCAACAACGCCGCGCGAAATGCACCACGCAAAGTTTCCCTGACCGAAAAGGTCATCGCAAGCCTGCGACACGAAATTGAAAGCGGCATGCGCACCCCCGGCAGCAAACTGCCGACCGAGCCCGTGCTGACCGAACAATTCGGCGTCAGCCGCACGGTCGTGCGCGAGGCCATCGCAGCCCTAAAGGCCGACGGTTTGCTTGAACCGCGCCAGGGAGCCGGTGTGTTTGTGCTCGCCCCCAGCCCACGCAAACTGGGTAGCGCAATCTTTGCTGTCGATTCCGCGCAGATTTCCGATGTTCTGGAAATTCTTGAACTGCGCATGGCGGTCGAGATCGAGGCCGCAGGTCTTGCCTGTGCGCGAAGTTCGGCGGCACAGCAGGCGAAAATCTACGAAGCCCTGCAGGAAATGACCGACCAGTTCGAACGCGGCAATCCGACCGAAAAGGCCGATTTCGAGTTCCACCGTGCCATTGCAGATGCGACAAACAATCGGCGCTATGTCGAGTTCCTTGAACATCTGGGCGATAAAACCATCCCGCGCGCGCAATTGCGCCGCCGCCCTCCAGAGGTCGAAGACCAGAAAAACTACATGCAGAAAATTCTGGCCGAACATCATCGCATCTTTGATGCAATTGCCGCGCGCGATGCCGAAACCGCCCGCACGGCAATGCGCGAACATCTCAGCCAAAGTCAGGCCCGGTATCAAAGCCTGCTGCGTCAACGCTAG
- a CDS encoding HAD family phosphatase produces the protein MIGKDVVLFDCDGVLVDSEPISLATLVDVLDHYGAPLDLAEVAARFTGRSSAAPIEHIRIETGRDITAEFKPFFYERLFARYDVELQKTDDIEDVLTALSHRNIAFCISSSSSVQRLERTMAVTGLGHWFGTDIYSADFVKNGKPAPDLFLYAADKMGFRPEQAVVIEDSVAGVKAAVAAGMTCIGYVGGGHYVEDRKIAAARLYEAGADVVFDGMRDIAALISQG, from the coding sequence ATGATCGGCAAGGATGTCGTTCTTTTCGATTGTGACGGCGTTCTGGTCGACAGTGAACCTATTTCGCTCGCGACGCTTGTCGATGTGCTTGATCATTATGGTGCACCGCTTGATCTTGCCGAAGTGGCCGCCCGTTTTACCGGGCGATCAAGTGCGGCACCAATTGAACATATCCGTATCGAAACCGGACGGGATATCACCGCAGAATTCAAACCGTTCTTTTATGAACGGCTGTTTGCCCGCTATGACGTCGAATTGCAGAAAACAGACGACATTGAGGATGTCTTGACTGCATTAAGCCACCGCAATATCGCGTTTTGCATTTCATCAAGCAGTTCAGTGCAGCGCCTTGAACGTACGATGGCGGTTACCGGCCTTGGTCACTGGTTTGGTACCGACATCTATAGTGCGGATTTCGTCAAGAACGGCAAACCAGCACCTGATCTGTTTTTATATGCCGCCGATAAAATGGGCTTTCGCCCGGAACAGGCGGTGGTGATTGAGGATTCCGTCGCCGGGGTCAAGGCCGCGGTGGCCGCAGGCATGACCTGTATTGGTTATGTCGGTGGCGGGCACTATGTGGAAGATCGCAAAATTGCCGCAGCCCGGCTTTACGAAGCCGGGGCTGACGTGGTTTTTGACGGCATGCGTGATATCGCAGCCCTGATTAGTCAGGGCTGA
- a CDS encoding FGGY-family carbohydrate kinase translates to MSLTDKVIIGVDVGTGSARAGVFSQDGKLLGSAAHAIAMNRPKPDFVEQDSENIWQSVCQSVRDALAKSNIAANQVAAIGFDATCSLVIRDANNRPLGVTPGGGDNWDVIVWMDHRAVREAEECTKTGAKVLEYIGGTMSPEMELPKLMWLKRHHRQNWDKMGAAYDLADFLSFRATGSNKRSCCTITCKWTYLAHQDDSWDRAFLDQIGLDDFPRKARIDRKALGVGDLIANLSEQSAAELGLTTDCVVGAGLIDAHAGALGTLGEYLDGNLDERFAMIAGTSTCHMALSSEPRFIKGVWGPYFGAIAPGLWLNEGGQSATGALLDHIVAMHPFSHAMGRDAHKLAGEKLLHRMMETPDLAPRLHVLPDFHGNRSPLADSEALGVISGLNLDQSEESFLDLYWATACAIAYGTRHIIDALNATGYEIKHIHLSGGHTASPVLVKLYADVTGCNVVMSDCAEPVLLGSAMLGAAALHPEGGLALASRRMAGKETIHAPDQSAKDAHDRRYAIFHKLHAHRQELDAMAAG, encoded by the coding sequence ATGAGCCTTACAGACAAAGTCATTATCGGTGTGGATGTTGGCACCGGGAGTGCGCGCGCAGGCGTGTTTAGCCAAGATGGAAAACTGCTCGGCAGTGCCGCCCATGCGATTGCCATGAACAGACCAAAGCCCGATTTTGTCGAACAGGACTCGGAAAATATCTGGCAATCGGTTTGCCAATCGGTCCGTGATGCGCTGGCAAAATCAAACATCGCAGCCAATCAGGTCGCAGCCATCGGGTTTGACGCCACCTGTTCGCTCGTGATCCGCGATGCCAATAACCGTCCGCTTGGTGTCACCCCAGGCGGCGGCGATAACTGGGATGTTATTGTCTGGATGGACCACCGCGCGGTCCGCGAGGCCGAAGAATGCACAAAAACCGGCGCAAAGGTTCTTGAATATATCGGCGGCACCATGTCACCCGAAATGGAATTGCCCAAACTGATGTGGTTAAAACGCCACCACCGTCAGAACTGGGACAAAATGGGTGCAGCTTACGACCTTGCCGATTTCCTGTCTTTCCGCGCAACCGGCAGCAACAAGCGGTCCTGCTGCACGATAACCTGCAAATGGACCTATCTGGCCCATCAGGATGATTCGTGGGATCGCGCATTTCTTGATCAGATCGGCCTTGATGATTTCCCCCGCAAAGCCAGAATTGACCGCAAGGCATTGGGTGTTGGCGATCTGATCGCCAATTTGTCCGAACAGAGTGCGGCCGAACTTGGCCTGACCACCGATTGCGTCGTGGGCGCAGGCTTGATTGATGCCCATGCCGGGGCCCTTGGCACACTTGGCGAATATCTGGATGGCAATCTGGATGAGCGGTTCGCCATGATTGCCGGCACCTCGACCTGCCATATGGCGCTGTCATCCGAACCGCGCTTCATCAAGGGCGTATGGGGCCCCTATTTCGGGGCGATTGCGCCGGGTCTTTGGCTTAACGAGGGCGGCCAGTCGGCAACCGGTGCATTGCTTGATCACATTGTTGCCATGCATCCTTTTTCGCATGCTATGGGTCGCGATGCTCACAAGCTTGCCGGCGAAAAACTTTTGCACCGGATGATGGAAACACCCGATCTTGCGCCGCGCCTGCATGTTCTGCCCGATTTTCATGGCAACCGATCACCACTCGCCGATTCAGAAGCGCTTGGCGTGATTTCCGGCCTCAACCTTGATCAAAGCGAGGAAAGCTTCCTTGACCTTTACTGGGCAACCGCCTGCGCCATTGCCTATGGCACACGCCATATCATTGATGCGCTGAATGCAACGGGCTATGAGATCAAACATATCCATCTAAGCGGCGGACACACTGCAAGCCCGGTTCTGGTCAAACTTTATGCCGACGTCACCGGCTGCAATGTCGTGATGTCCGATTGTGCCGAACCGGTCCTGCTGGGCTCCGCCATGCTGGGTGCTGCGGCCCTTCATCCCGAAGGCGGTCTTGCACTTGCGTCGC